A genomic window from Cytobacillus suaedae includes:
- a CDS encoding PolC-type DNA polymerase III, with product MGSEQIDRFKLLLQQIGLTDDEPVKHFNSAEIEKLVIQKEKKSWHFHFIVENIIPIDVYQLFYMRLQKSFEHIARITFSIKARNQQFTEELVQSYWTICLQEMDGIAPPLLALLNEQVPVLQGLKLIVKTKNETEAIAIKRKYSKLVADSYQALGFPSFQLETEVKADQQEYEKFLMQKQQEDQAKALLAVTEMNKKEKDKDSPSEHSGPLTIGYTIKEDEEIRNIESIHDEERRIAVQGFIFDAETRELRSGRSLLTFKVTDYTSSILVKMFSRDKEDVTLLQSVKKGMWVKVRGSIQNDTFVRDLVMIANDINEIKPKGREDTAKPDEKRVELHLHTPMSQMDAVTSVSKYIEQASKWGHTAIAVTDHGVVQSFPEAYSAGKKNGVKILYGLEANVVDDGVPIAYNPQHRLLQDDTFIVFDVETTGLSAVYDSIIELAAVKIKGGEIIDRFEAFANPHHPLSATTINLTGITDDMVKDAPDVSEVLKRFHAWCGDDIFVAHNASFDMGFLNVGYKKIGYEKVMNPVIDTLELARFLLPDLKNHRLNTLCKKFDIELTQHHRAIYDAEATGYLLVKMLKDALEQGIEYHDQLNDNMGKGKAYQRSRPFHVTLLAKTEIGLKNLFKLVSISHIDYFYRVPRIPRSILQKYREGIIVGSACDKGEIFEGMMQKSPEEVEEIASFYDYIEVQPPDNYKHLIELELVHNSKSLKEIIANIVRLGEKLDKPVVATGNVHYLNPVDHTYRKILIGSQGGANPLNRHSLPHVHFRTTNEMMECFSFLDREKAHEIVVTNTQKIAEEMDEIKPIKDDLYTPKIEGADDEIRQMSYDRARLIYGDELPEIVEKRIEKELKSIIGHGFAVIYLISHKLVKKSLDDGYLVGSRGSVGSSLVATLTEITEVNPLPPHYVCPTCKDSEFFNDGSVGSGFDLPDKDCPKCGGKYNKDGHDIPFETFLGFKGDKVPDIDLNFSGEYQPRAHNYTKVLFGEEYVFRAGTIGTVAEKTAYGYVKGYANDNNLLLRGAEIDRLVSGCTGVKRTSGQHPGGIIVVPDYMDIYDFSPIQFPADDSTSEWKTTHFDFHSIHDNLLKLDILGHDDPTVIRMLQDLSGIDPKTIPTDDPEVMKIFSGTESLGVTEEQIMCKTGTLGIPEFGTRFVRQMLEDTKPTTFSELVQISGLSHGTDVWLGNAQELIHNQTCTLSEVIGCRDDIMVYLIYKGLEPSLAFKIMESVRKGKGLSDEFIEEMKKNNVPSWYIDSCLKIKYMFPKAHAAAYVLMAVRIAYFKVHHPLLYYAAYFTVRADDFEIDVMNRGSSSIKARIDEINVKGLDASPKEKNLLTVLELALEMCERGYSFQKVDLYRSSSSEFIIDGKSLIPPFNSIAGLGTNAAINIVKARAEGEFLSKEDLQKRGKVSKTILEYLDSQGCLQSLPEQNQLSLF from the coding sequence ATTGGTTCAGAGCAGATAGATAGATTTAAACTCCTACTACAGCAAATTGGGTTAACAGACGATGAACCTGTTAAGCATTTTAATAGTGCAGAAATTGAAAAGCTAGTGATTCAAAAAGAGAAAAAATCCTGGCACTTTCATTTTATTGTAGAAAACATCATACCAATCGATGTTTATCAATTGTTTTACATGAGACTACAAAAGTCCTTTGAGCATATTGCTAGAATTACGTTTTCAATCAAGGCAAGAAATCAGCAATTCACAGAGGAACTGGTTCAATCATATTGGACAATCTGCCTTCAAGAAATGGATGGAATTGCCCCTCCACTTTTAGCTTTATTAAATGAACAAGTTCCAGTCTTACAAGGGTTAAAGCTTATTGTTAAAACGAAAAATGAGACTGAAGCTATAGCAATTAAGCGTAAATATTCCAAACTAGTTGCTGATTCTTATCAAGCTTTAGGTTTTCCAAGCTTTCAACTTGAGACAGAGGTAAAGGCTGATCAGCAAGAATATGAAAAGTTTCTGATGCAAAAGCAGCAAGAAGATCAGGCAAAAGCACTACTTGCTGTCACCGAGATGAATAAAAAGGAAAAAGATAAGGATAGTCCATCCGAGCATTCCGGACCTTTAACCATTGGTTATACAATTAAAGAAGACGAAGAAATCAGAAACATAGAGTCTATTCATGATGAAGAGCGTCGTATAGCTGTACAAGGGTTCATCTTTGATGCAGAGACAAGGGAACTACGAAGTGGTCGTTCTTTATTAACGTTTAAAGTTACTGATTATACAAGTTCTATACTTGTAAAAATGTTTTCGAGAGATAAAGAAGACGTGACTTTATTACAGTCTGTTAAAAAAGGTATGTGGGTTAAGGTTAGAGGCAGTATTCAAAATGATACCTTTGTTCGGGACCTTGTAATGATAGCCAATGACATTAATGAGATTAAACCAAAAGGTCGTGAAGATACAGCTAAACCAGATGAAAAAAGAGTGGAGCTACATCTACACACTCCAATGAGTCAAATGGATGCAGTTACTTCAGTGAGCAAATATATTGAACAAGCGAGTAAATGGGGACATACAGCGATCGCAGTAACAGATCATGGTGTTGTACAATCTTTCCCAGAAGCATATTCTGCAGGGAAAAAGAACGGTGTTAAAATTCTTTATGGTTTGGAAGCAAATGTAGTTGATGATGGGGTACCAATTGCTTATAACCCCCAACACCGGTTACTACAGGATGATACGTTTATTGTTTTTGACGTAGAAACAACGGGCTTATCTGCCGTATATGATTCGATAATTGAACTTGCTGCTGTAAAGATTAAAGGTGGGGAAATAATTGACCGTTTCGAAGCTTTTGCAAACCCCCACCATCCTTTATCAGCAACAACAATTAATTTAACAGGTATCACCGATGATATGGTAAAAGATGCCCCAGATGTATCAGAGGTCTTAAAAAGATTCCATGCTTGGTGTGGCGATGATATTTTTGTTGCTCATAATGCAAGTTTCGATATGGGATTCCTAAATGTTGGCTATAAAAAAATCGGCTACGAGAAGGTTATGAATCCTGTTATAGATACATTAGAACTTGCACGATTTTTATTACCTGACCTAAAAAATCATCGATTAAACACTTTGTGTAAGAAATTTGATATTGAACTCACACAACATCACCGAGCAATCTATGATGCTGAAGCTACAGGATACTTGTTAGTCAAAATGTTAAAGGATGCCTTGGAACAAGGTATTGAATATCATGACCAGTTAAATGACAACATGGGAAAAGGAAAGGCATACCAAAGATCAAGACCTTTCCATGTTACTTTGTTGGCAAAGACTGAAATAGGACTAAAAAATCTCTTTAAGCTAGTATCAATTTCTCATATTGATTATTTTTATAGAGTGCCTAGAATTCCAAGGTCTATCCTTCAGAAATATCGAGAAGGAATCATAGTTGGTTCCGCATGTGACAAGGGAGAAATATTTGAAGGGATGATGCAAAAATCTCCTGAAGAGGTTGAAGAGATTGCATCGTTTTATGATTATATCGAGGTTCAGCCTCCTGATAATTACAAACATTTAATTGAGTTAGAGCTTGTGCACAATAGTAAATCACTGAAAGAGATTATTGCAAATATTGTTAGACTAGGTGAAAAATTGGATAAGCCGGTCGTAGCGACAGGGAATGTTCATTACTTGAATCCAGTGGATCACACTTATCGAAAGATTCTGATCGGTTCACAAGGTGGTGCTAACCCTTTAAACCGTCACTCTTTGCCGCATGTTCATTTTAGAACAACTAATGAGATGATGGAGTGTTTCTCGTTTTTGGATCGTGAAAAGGCACATGAAATTGTAGTAACAAACACGCAAAAAATTGCTGAAGAAATGGATGAAATAAAACCAATCAAAGATGACCTTTACACTCCTAAAATTGAAGGTGCCGATGATGAAATCAGGCAAATGAGTTATGACCGTGCAAGGTTAATCTATGGGGATGAATTACCAGAGATTGTTGAGAAAAGAATTGAAAAAGAACTTAAAAGTATTATTGGTCATGGGTTTGCAGTTATTTATTTAATTTCTCATAAACTAGTAAAAAAATCTCTAGACGACGGGTATCTTGTAGGTTCTCGTGGTTCCGTAGGGTCATCCCTAGTGGCAACTTTAACAGAAATTACTGAAGTTAACCCTTTACCGCCACATTATGTATGCCCAACATGTAAGGATTCTGAGTTCTTTAATGATGGTTCTGTGGGCTCTGGTTTTGATTTACCAGACAAAGACTGCCCTAAATGTGGTGGAAAATATAATAAAGATGGGCATGATATTCCATTCGAAACCTTCCTTGGATTTAAAGGAGATAAGGTGCCTGATATCGATCTTAACTTTTCAGGTGAATATCAACCACGTGCTCACAATTATACAAAGGTGTTATTCGGTGAGGAATATGTATTTAGAGCAGGAACAATTGGAACCGTTGCTGAGAAAACAGCTTATGGATATGTAAAGGGATATGCAAATGACAACAACCTTCTGTTAAGAGGTGCTGAAATTGACCGCCTTGTATCAGGATGTACTGGTGTTAAAAGAACGTCTGGTCAGCATCCAGGTGGGATTATAGTTGTGCCAGATTATATGGATATTTATGATTTCTCACCTATTCAGTTTCCGGCGGATGATTCAACATCAGAATGGAAAACAACTCACTTTGACTTCCATTCCATCCATGATAACCTGTTAAAACTTGATATTTTAGGACATGATGATCCAACTGTTATCAGGATGCTACAGGATTTAAGCGGGATTGATCCTAAAACAATACCTACAGATGATCCTGAAGTAATGAAAATTTTTAGCGGAACGGAATCACTAGGTGTTACGGAAGAACAAATTATGTGTAAGACCGGAACACTCGGAATACCTGAATTTGGTACAAGGTTTGTTAGGCAAATGCTTGAAGATACGAAGCCTACGACCTTCTCTGAGCTTGTACAAATTTCAGGATTATCACATGGTACAGACGTATGGCTTGGAAATGCACAGGAGTTAATTCATAACCAAACATGTACTCTAAGTGAAGTTATTGGATGTCGTGATGATATCATGGTTTATTTAATCTATAAGGGATTAGAACCATCGTTAGCTTTTAAAATTATGGAATCTGTTCGTAAAGGTAAAGGACTTTCCGATGAGTTTATTGAAGAAATGAAAAAAAACAATGTTCCAAGTTGGTACATTGATTCATGTTTAAAAATTAAGTATATGTTCCCTAAGGCCCATGCCGCTGCCTATGTTCTAATGGCCGTAAGGATTGCTTACTTCAAAGTGCATCATCCGTTACTTTACTATGCGGCATATTTTACAGTTCGTGCCGATGATTTTGAAATAGATGTCATGAATCGTGGGTCTAGTTCGATTAAAGCACGAATTGATGAAATAAATGTAAAGGGACTAGATGCATCTCCGAAAGAGAAAAACTTATTAACAGTATTAGAATTAGCTTTAGAGATGTGTGAAAGAGGATACTCATTCCAGAAGGTTGATTTGTACCGTTCGAGTTCATCAGAGTTTATAATTGATGGTAAATCATTAATTCCACCATTTAACTCTATAGCTGGCTTAGGGACGAATGCAGCGATAAACATTGTCAAAGCGAGGGCAGAAGGAGAATTCTTGTCCAAAGAAGACCTTCAAAAGCGTGGAAAGGTTTCAAAAACAATCTTAGAATACTTAGATAGTCAAGGTTGCTTGCAATCTCTTCCAGAGCAAAATCAATTGTCATTATTCTAA
- the rimP gene encoding ribosome maturation factor RimP, with protein MSQKVTQTVEDLVIPILEELGLELVDIEYVKEGKNWFLRVFIDSPKGIDIEECGVVSERLSEKLDKIDPIPYNYFLEVSSPGAERPLKKEKDFHNSLGKQVHVKTYEPIDGEKIFEGELTSFDGNVVTITVTIKTRRKAIEIPYEKVASARLAVTFN; from the coding sequence ATGAGTCAAAAGGTAACACAAACCGTAGAAGATTTAGTGATACCTATATTAGAAGAATTAGGTCTTGAACTAGTTGATATTGAGTATGTCAAAGAGGGTAAAAATTGGTTTCTACGTGTTTTTATCGATTCTCCAAAGGGAATTGATATTGAGGAATGTGGGGTAGTAAGTGAACGATTAAGTGAAAAACTTGATAAAATTGATCCTATTCCATATAACTACTTCCTTGAAGTTTCCTCGCCTGGAGCAGAACGTCCATTGAAAAAGGAAAAGGATTTCCATAATTCATTAGGAAAACAAGTCCATGTAAAAACTTATGAGCCTATTGATGGAGAAAAGATATTTGAAGGTGAATTAACTTCTTTTGATGGAAATGTTGTAACAATTACGGTTACGATTAAGACCAGAAGAAAAGCAATTGAAATACCATATGAAAAGGTCGCAAGTGCAAGACTAGCTGTAACTTTCAATTAA
- the nusA gene encoding transcription termination/antitermination protein NusA: protein MSSELLDALTLLEKEKGISSDVLIEAIEAALISAYKRNFNQAQNVRVDLNLENGSMRVFARKDVVDEVYDSRLEISIDEARLINPNYKVNDVLEIEVTPKDFGRIAAQTAKQVVTQRVREAERGVIYSEFMDREDDIMTGIVQRLDSKFIYVSLGKIEALLPANEQMPNEKYKPHDRIKVYITKVEKTTKGPQIFVSRTHPGLLKRLFEIEVPEIYDGTVEIRSVAREAGDRSKISVHSDNEEVDPVGSCVGPKGQRVQAIVNELKGEKVDIVRWSEDPVVFVANALSPSKVLDVMVNEAEKATTVVVPDYQLSLAIGKRGQNARLAAKLTGWKIDIKSQSEAEESGIFPREGISLFEEENDDTDDTFDLHLKEIE, encoded by the coding sequence ATGAGTAGTGAACTTTTAGATGCCTTAACATTACTCGAAAAAGAAAAGGGCATAAGTAGTGATGTATTAATCGAGGCGATTGAAGCTGCTTTGATATCTGCTTATAAGCGAAATTTTAATCAGGCACAAAATGTGAGAGTTGATTTGAATCTTGAAAATGGCTCGATGAGAGTATTTGCAAGAAAAGATGTTGTTGATGAAGTGTATGATTCACGTCTTGAAATTTCTATTGATGAAGCCAGATTGATAAATCCGAATTACAAAGTTAATGATGTACTTGAAATTGAAGTTACACCAAAGGACTTCGGACGTATTGCAGCCCAAACAGCAAAGCAAGTAGTAACACAGCGTGTTAGAGAAGCAGAGCGAGGCGTAATTTATTCGGAGTTTATGGATCGTGAAGATGATATTATGACTGGTATCGTTCAACGTCTTGATTCAAAATTCATTTATGTAAGCTTAGGTAAAATTGAAGCCCTTTTACCTGCAAATGAACAAATGCCGAATGAGAAATATAAGCCTCATGACCGCATTAAGGTTTACATAACAAAAGTTGAAAAAACAACAAAAGGACCCCAAATCTTCGTATCTAGAACACATCCTGGTCTTTTGAAAAGATTATTTGAAATAGAAGTACCTGAAATCTATGACGGTACTGTAGAGATTAGGTCAGTTGCAAGAGAAGCAGGAGACAGATCCAAGATCTCCGTACATTCTGACAATGAAGAGGTAGATCCAGTAGGTTCATGTGTAGGACCAAAAGGTCAACGTGTCCAGGCTATAGTCAATGAACTTAAAGGTGAGAAGGTTGATATAGTAAGATGGTCAGAAGATCCAGTTGTTTTTGTGGCGAATGCTTTAAGTCCATCAAAAGTTCTGGATGTAATGGTTAATGAAGCAGAGAAAGCAACAACAGTTGTTGTTCCAGACTATCAACTTTCGTTAGCAATTGGAAAACGTGGTCAAAATGCACGTTTAGCTGCAAAGCTCACCGGCTGGAAGATTGATATTAAGAGCCAATCAGAAGCAGAAGAATCCGGTATTTTTCCAAGAGAGGGTATTTCTCTCTTTGAAGAGGAAAACGATGACACTGATGATACATTCGATTTGCATTTAAAAGAAATCGAGTGA
- a CDS encoding YlxR family protein — MVTRKKVPLRKCVASGEMKTKKELVRIVRSKEGEVSIDPTGKKAGRGAYISLDKDLISLAKKKNILANQLKVSIPDEIYDELVQLVDKENIAGNE, encoded by the coding sequence ATGGTAACTCGTAAAAAAGTTCCGTTACGAAAATGTGTGGCTAGTGGTGAAATGAAAACGAAAAAAGAGCTAGTAAGAATTGTACGTTCCAAAGAGGGAGAGGTCTCTATTGACCCAACAGGCAAGAAAGCCGGAAGGGGAGCTTACATTAGCTTAGATAAAGACCTTATTTCACTAGCTAAAAAGAAAAACATTCTTGCAAACCAATTAAAAGTCTCAATTCCTGACGAGATATATGATGAATTAGTTCAATTGGTTGATAAGGAGAATATTGCAGGTAATGAGTAA
- a CDS encoding YlxQ family RNA-binding protein, which produces MSNKEWMSLLGLSSRARRIVSGEELVIKEIRNSRAKLVLLSEDASANTTKKISDKCTYYQIPLRTVDDRYILGQAIGKDARVVVAVTDSGFANKLMSLLD; this is translated from the coding sequence ATGAGTAATAAAGAATGGATGTCATTGTTAGGTCTTTCCAGTCGAGCAAGAAGAATCGTTTCAGGTGAAGAACTAGTTATTAAAGAAATTCGTAATTCACGTGCAAAACTAGTTTTATTATCGGAGGATGCATCAGCAAATACTACAAAAAAAATTAGTGACAAATGTACCTATTATCAGATACCACTTCGCACTGTAGATGACCGTTACATCCTAGGTCAAGCGATTGGAAAAGATGCTAGAGTTGTTGTTGCTGTTACTGACAGTGGGTTTGCCAATAAATTGATGTCTTTGCTCGATTAA
- the infB gene encoding translation initiation factor IF-2, which yields MSKMRVYEYAKKQNISSKDIISKLKEMDIEVNNHMATIEDDVVIKLDETYNKKPEAGNPVEDKSKVNTKQKPVAKSFDDEDDDAPVKKVEPIKKAAPKQTDSKKGAQQSQQVEKKVFNKNKNKNNNNNKNKYNQHQNQAPAPKKPEKKLPEKITFVGSLTVGELAKELGKEPSEIIKKLLMLGVMATINQDLEKDTIELIAGEYGVEVEEEIVYEKTEFEGYINEEKPEDLVERPAVVTIMGHVDHGKTTLLDSIRNTKVTEGEAGGITQHIGAYQIVQSGKKITFLDTPGHAAFTTMRARGAQVTDITILVVAADDGVMPQTVEAINHAKAAEVPIIVAVNKMDKPSANPDRVMQELTDHGLVPEAWGGETIFVPLSALTGEGIDSLIEMILLVTEVEELVANPNANATGTVIEAQLDKGRGSVATLLVQNGTLRVGDPIVVGNTFGRVRAMVNDLGRRVKEAGPSTPVEITGLNDVPQAGDQFLVFDDEKTARSVGEARLQKQLVEQRGSGNRVSLEDLFEQIKQGEMKEINLIVKADVQGSTEALAASLQKIDVEGVKVKIIHTGVGAITESDIILASASNAIVIGFNVRPDVGAKRTADVENVDIRLHRIIYKAIEEIEAAMKGMLDPEFQEKVIGQAEVRNTFKVSKVGTIAGCYVTEGKITRDSGVRLIRDGVVIFEGEIDTLKRFKDDVKEVARNYECGITITKFNDIKEGDIIEAFVMEEIERA from the coding sequence ATGAGTAAAATGAGAGTTTATGAATATGCAAAAAAACAAAACATCTCAAGCAAGGATATAATTTCTAAGCTAAAAGAAATGGACATCGAGGTTAATAATCATATGGCGACAATAGAAGATGATGTAGTGATAAAGTTAGATGAAACTTATAATAAGAAACCCGAAGCCGGGAATCCTGTTGAAGATAAGTCAAAGGTTAATACAAAGCAAAAGCCTGTAGCAAAATCATTTGATGATGAAGATGATGATGCTCCTGTAAAAAAAGTTGAGCCAATTAAAAAGGCAGCACCAAAGCAAACGGATAGTAAAAAGGGTGCTCAACAAAGTCAACAAGTAGAGAAAAAAGTATTTAACAAGAATAAAAATAAGAACAATAACAACAATAAAAACAAGTATAACCAACATCAAAATCAAGCACCTGCTCCAAAAAAGCCAGAGAAAAAGTTGCCAGAAAAAATTACATTCGTTGGCTCGCTAACAGTAGGTGAATTGGCGAAGGAGTTAGGGAAAGAACCTTCCGAAATCATTAAAAAACTCCTTATGCTTGGTGTTATGGCTACGATTAACCAAGACCTAGAAAAAGATACAATTGAGTTAATCGCAGGTGAATATGGCGTTGAAGTAGAAGAAGAAATTGTCTACGAAAAAACAGAGTTTGAAGGATATATTAATGAAGAAAAACCTGAAGACCTAGTTGAGCGTCCAGCTGTTGTTACTATAATGGGTCACGTTGACCACGGTAAAACAACATTACTTGACTCTATCCGTAATACAAAAGTAACAGAAGGTGAAGCTGGAGGTATTACTCAGCATATTGGTGCTTACCAAATTGTGCAGAGTGGCAAGAAAATTACTTTCCTTGATACACCAGGACACGCAGCATTCACAACAATGCGCGCAAGGGGTGCTCAAGTAACAGATATTACAATTCTTGTTGTAGCAGCTGACGATGGTGTTATGCCACAAACAGTTGAGGCAATTAATCACGCAAAAGCCGCAGAGGTACCAATTATCGTTGCTGTTAATAAAATGGATAAACCATCTGCAAATCCTGACCGTGTAATGCAAGAATTAACAGATCACGGGTTAGTTCCAGAGGCTTGGGGTGGAGAAACGATTTTTGTACCACTTTCTGCTTTAACAGGAGAGGGTATCGACTCACTTATTGAGATGATTCTCTTAGTAACTGAAGTTGAAGAGTTAGTAGCTAATCCAAATGCTAATGCTACAGGTACAGTTATTGAAGCTCAGCTTGATAAAGGTAGAGGTTCAGTTGCTACACTTCTAGTTCAAAACGGAACTTTACGCGTAGGTGATCCTATCGTTGTAGGTAACACATTTGGACGCGTACGTGCAATGGTTAACGATTTGGGACGCAGAGTTAAAGAAGCAGGTCCGTCTACCCCTGTTGAAATAACAGGATTAAATGATGTACCACAAGCAGGAGACCAGTTCCTTGTATTCGATGATGAGAAAACAGCTCGTTCTGTAGGGGAAGCTAGACTGCAAAAACAGCTTGTTGAACAACGTGGTTCAGGAAACCGTGTAAGCCTTGAAGATTTATTCGAACAAATCAAACAAGGTGAAATGAAAGAAATTAACTTAATTGTTAAAGCCGATGTTCAAGGATCTACAGAGGCATTAGCTGCTTCACTACAAAAAATTGATGTAGAAGGCGTAAAAGTTAAAATCATTCATACAGGTGTAGGTGCAATTACTGAATCAGATATTATACTAGCATCTGCTTCTAATGCGATTGTAATTGGATTTAACGTACGTCCAGATGTAGGTGCAAAGAGAACTGCAGATGTTGAAAATGTTGATATTCGTTTACACCGTATTATTTATAAAGCAATCGAAGAAATAGAAGCAGCAATGAAAGGTATGCTTGATCCAGAATTCCAAGAGAAAGTTATTGGTCAAGCAGAAGTTCGTAATACTTTCAAGGTTTCAAAAGTTGGAACAATTGCTGGTTGTTATGTAACTGAAGGAAAAATTACTCGTGATAGTGGTGTACGCCTTATTCGTGATGGAGTCGTTATTTTTGAAGGTGAAATTGATACTTTAAAACGATTCAAAGATGACGTGAAGGAAGTTGCTCGTAACTATGAATGTGGAATAACAATTACGAAATTCAATGACATCAAAGAGGGAGATATCATTGAGGCGTTCGTAATGGAAGAAATCGAGCGTGCATAA
- a CDS encoding DUF503 family protein, whose product MIGYVECECIIYDAHSLKEKRAVLQRIITRLRQRYNITVSEIDFQDTWQRTKLAMAVVSSSRKTTEIELNHALSMIDSFPEIERTITEFEWL is encoded by the coding sequence ATGATAGGGTATGTAGAGTGTGAATGCATAATCTACGATGCTCATTCCTTAAAGGAAAAACGTGCTGTGTTGCAGAGAATAATTACTCGGCTTAGGCAGAGATATAATATTACAGTGTCAGAAATAGATTTTCAGGATACATGGCAACGAACAAAACTTGCCATGGCAGTTGTTTCGTCAAGTCGAAAAACAACTGAAATAGAATTGAACCATGCCTTGAGCATGATCGATTCTTTTCCTGAAATTGAACGTACGATAACAGAATTTGAGTGGCTTTAA
- the rbfA gene encoding 30S ribosome-binding factor RbfA, whose amino-acid sequence MSLRPTRVGEQMKKELGEIIGRKIQDPRIGFVTVTDVEVTGDLQQAKVFISVLGDDEQKENTLKGLAKAKGFIRSEIGQRIRLRKTPEISFEFDESINYGNRIDTLLHEINKQSNPE is encoded by the coding sequence ATGAGTTTACGACCTACTCGTGTGGGAGAACAAATGAAAAAAGAACTAGGTGAGATCATTGGGCGTAAAATCCAAGATCCAAGGATTGGTTTTGTGACTGTTACAGATGTTGAGGTAACTGGCGATCTGCAGCAGGCAAAAGTGTTTATTTCAGTCCTAGGTGATGATGAGCAGAAGGAAAATACGTTAAAAGGCCTTGCAAAAGCTAAAGGGTTTATCCGTTCTGAAATTGGCCAGCGTATTCGTCTAAGAAAAACACCTGAAATTTCATTTGAATTCGACGAATCCATTAATTACGGGAATCGAATTGATACATTACTTCATGAAATTAATAAACAATCGAATCCAGAATGA
- the truB gene encoding tRNA pseudouridine(55) synthase TruB — MDGILLLNKPKGMTSHDCVFKVRKLLRIKKVGHTGTLDPDVTGVLPICIGRATKVVEYITGADKTYEGEVTIGFSTTTEDASGEVVARKTVTEAFTKEKIEATLRSLTGKITQTPPMYSAVKVNGKRLYEYARQGIEVERPSREITISELVLLDERQLFEGNDGTISFRFRVTGSKGTYVRTLAVTIGEKLGYPAHMSDLVRTASGQFHLENCLTFSEIEELIQMGDINKALYPIETALSHLPNLKINDKVAGKVQNGAVLAIPEELSSLESGEPFTILNEAGETIAIYEKHPSKPNVMKPVKVLVNAQELKA, encoded by the coding sequence ATGGATGGTATACTTTTATTAAATAAGCCTAAAGGGATGACATCCCATGATTGTGTTTTTAAAGTAAGGAAGTTATTGAGAATTAAAAAGGTGGGACATACTGGTACACTTGATCCGGATGTTACTGGAGTTTTACCAATTTGTATAGGTAGGGCAACAAAGGTGGTTGAGTACATTACTGGTGCGGATAAGACATATGAGGGAGAGGTCACAATTGGCTTTTCAACCACTACCGAGGATGCATCAGGTGAAGTAGTTGCTCGAAAAACAGTGACTGAAGCTTTTACCAAGGAAAAAATAGAAGCAACTCTCCGCTCATTAACAGGGAAGATTACGCAAACACCCCCCATGTACTCAGCTGTTAAAGTGAATGGTAAAAGGCTATATGAGTACGCAAGACAAGGGATTGAGGTTGAGAGACCTTCAAGAGAAATTACTATCTCAGAACTTGTTTTATTAGACGAGCGCCAGCTATTTGAAGGTAATGATGGGACGATCTCATTCCGCTTTCGTGTCACAGGTAGTAAGGGAACTTATGTTAGAACTCTTGCGGTAACAATAGGAGAAAAATTAGGATATCCTGCGCATATGTCAGACTTAGTTCGAACTGCATCAGGACAATTCCATCTTGAAAACTGTTTAACATTTTCAGAAATTGAAGAGTTAATTCAAATGGGGGACATTAATAAAGCTCTGTATCCTATCGAAACTGCACTTTCTCATTTGCCGAATCTAAAAATTAATGATAAAGTAGCAGGTAAAGTACAAAATGGGGCAGTACTTGCCATTCCGGAGGAGCTTTCGTCATTAGAAAGTGGAGAACCATTCACAATATTGAATGAAGCTGGGGAAACGATTGCAATTTATGAAAAACATCCTAGCAAACCCAATGTAATGAAGCCGGTCAAGGTATTAGTAAATGCTCAAGAACTAAAAGCATAG